The following coding sequences are from one Streptomyces sp. NBC_01294 window:
- a CDS encoding thiolase domain-containing protein, with translation MSKEPVAVVGIGQTKHVAARHDVSIAGLVREAAVRALADAELTWADIDAVVIGKAPDFFEGVMMPELYLADALGAVGKPMLRVHTAGSVGGSTALVASNLVAARVHRTVLTLAFEKQSESNAMWGLSLPVPFQQPLLAGAGGFFAPHVRAYMRRTGAPDTVGSLVAYKDRRNALKNPYAHLHEHDITLEKVQASPMLWDPIRYSETCPSSDGACAMILTDRVGAARSPKPPAWVHGGAMRSEPTLFAGKDFVSPQAGKDCAADVYRQAGINDPRREIDAVEMYVPFSWYEPMWLENLGFAAEGEGWKLTEAGVTELDGDLPVNPSGGVLSTNPIGASGMIRFAEAALQVRGQAGEHQVPGACRALGHAYGGGAQFFAMWLVGAEVPAS, from the coding sequence CGTGTCCATCGCCGGACTCGTCCGGGAGGCGGCGGTCCGCGCCCTCGCGGACGCCGAGCTGACCTGGGCCGACATCGACGCGGTCGTCATCGGCAAGGCCCCCGACTTCTTCGAGGGGGTGATGATGCCGGAGCTGTACCTGGCGGACGCGCTCGGCGCCGTCGGCAAGCCGATGCTGCGCGTGCACACGGCGGGCTCGGTCGGCGGCTCCACCGCCCTGGTCGCCTCGAACCTGGTCGCGGCCCGCGTCCACCGCACGGTCCTGACCCTCGCCTTCGAGAAGCAGTCCGAATCCAACGCCATGTGGGGCCTGTCGCTCCCCGTCCCCTTCCAGCAGCCGCTGCTCGCCGGCGCTGGCGGATTCTTCGCCCCGCACGTGCGCGCGTACATGCGGCGCACGGGCGCGCCGGACACGGTGGGCTCGCTGGTGGCGTACAAGGACCGGCGCAACGCGCTGAAGAACCCCTACGCACACCTGCACGAGCACGACATCACCCTGGAGAAGGTCCAGGCCTCGCCGATGCTCTGGGATCCGATCCGCTACTCCGAGACCTGCCCCTCCTCGGACGGCGCGTGCGCGATGATCCTCACCGACCGGGTGGGCGCGGCCCGTTCGCCGAAGCCGCCCGCCTGGGTGCACGGCGGGGCGATGCGCAGCGAACCCACCCTCTTCGCGGGCAAGGACTTCGTCTCGCCACAGGCCGGCAAGGACTGCGCGGCCGACGTCTACCGGCAGGCGGGAATCAACGACCCGCGACGGGAGATCGACGCCGTGGAGATGTACGTGCCCTTCTCCTGGTACGAGCCGATGTGGCTGGAGAACCTCGGCTTCGCCGCGGAGGGCGAGGGATGGAAGCTCACCGAGGCCGGGGTCACCGAACTCGACGGGGACCTCCCGGTCAACCCGTCCGGCGGGGTGCTCTCCACCAACCCGATCGGCGCCTCCGGCATGATCCGCTTCGCGGAGGCGGCCCTGCAGGTGCGCGGCCAGGCCGGGGAACACCAGGTTCCGGGAGCCTGCCGGGCGCTGGGGCACGCGTACGGCGGCGGCGCCCAGTTCTTCGCGATGTGGCTGGTGGGGGCCGAGGTGCCCGCCTCCTGA
- a CDS encoding DUF397 domain-containing protein: protein MTSQPLAGWGKPDLDLTEADWQSSSRGAGDVQIAFVEGFIAMRNSERPESPSLIFTPDEWHKFVLNARGGEFDLT, encoded by the coding sequence ATGACTTCACAGCCCCTCGCTGGCTGGGGGAAGCCGGACCTCGATCTCACCGAGGCGGACTGGCAGTCGAGCAGCCGGGGAGCGGGTGACGTCCAGATCGCCTTCGTCGAGGGCTTCATCGCCATGCGCAACAGCGAGCGCCCCGAGAGCCCTTCGCTGATCTTCACCCCCGACGAGTGGCACAAGTTCGTGCTGAACGCCCGGGGCGGGGAGTTCGACCTGACCTAG
- a CDS encoding ACT domain-containing protein, with protein MSGENDLRVLLSGMRPELNEGRYVFCTVPGSTVPAGTAPVATVLEREGLTLVLRQEDADAAGLAYDYTAGWITLRIHSALDAVGLTAAFATELGAHGLSCNVIAGYHHDHLFVDADRAAEAVAVLEDLAARSARDGHA; from the coding sequence ATGAGCGGCGAGAACGACCTGCGCGTACTCCTGAGCGGCATGCGGCCCGAGCTGAACGAGGGGCGGTACGTCTTCTGCACCGTCCCCGGCAGCACCGTCCCCGCCGGGACCGCGCCCGTGGCCACCGTCCTGGAGCGCGAGGGCCTCACCCTGGTGCTGCGTCAGGAGGACGCCGACGCGGCCGGCCTCGCCTACGACTACACGGCCGGCTGGATCACCCTGCGGATCCACTCCGCCCTCGACGCCGTCGGCCTCACCGCGGCCTTCGCCACCGAACTCGGCGCACACGGCCTGAGCTGCAACGTCATCGCCGGCTACCACCACGACCACCTCTTCGTGGACGCCGACCGGGCCGCCGAGGCCGTGGCCGTCCTGGAGGACCTCGCGGCACGGTCCGCCCGGGACGGACACGCCTGA
- a CDS encoding ATP-binding protein, which produces MTDRRTRKRRTLVERETELAIVDEALDQLTGPGPDAGGALLAFSGPAGLGKTTLLAELRRRAHARSCTVLAARGGEQEQRQPFHVARQLIQPQLAGTSEQELRAALGSWYSIVGPALGLCAPEQGAPPDPQGLRDGLDWVLTHLVVKRAPVTLVLDDAHWADPESLGWLAAFAPRAEHLPLLLVVAYRPDELPADADAFRTLPGRAGQRPLPLAPLTPAAVAALVREALGDHAEDAFCREAWAVTTGNPFEAVELTAKVREKGLPPVEANAPLLRDLAAAQRGSGLVARLERLGPSTVRFAWACAVLGTAIPQDLAARVAALGAEEGVDATRRLRDARILSAAGSSTAQEPVTGPAQEPETGLEFVHPLIATAIYRAIPDALRVALHGKAAAAVVDAGLGPSAAARHLLETHPENDPWVVRILREAAGENLRAGAPEAARRQLARALREPPDFDERAAVLYELGCASLLTEPANTVNHLRAALAEPFDDPTLRQGIVIRLAQVLAHSDRLADASESLAREIPYTQDVRARLRLQSEQFMWDAFNAAETDSPARSRRLARLADRLTGRDLTERYVIGLRAWDACLRGEPVDVVLHHAGRVLERPFSWAYEDRGFEVPVLVAMAYMYADRPGRAEELFETGTAEFERMGWRGAHLSFAYSLRAYIRYRRGRLVEAEELARAGLRLAERVGRRTPVHWYAIAILLTTLLARGRVDEAWELGREHEYGRPFPAAVVFPDSQTVYAQLLVARGEMRAAVAELEEVDRRLTPRGIQNPAWCPWQLLLARAVAGEDPQRARTLADDAVRRARSFGAPSGIGQALRVAAEVAAPQDRAVLLREAVALLSQSPAGHELARALAALGTELRDADLLERAVVTARECGADGLVAETADTLLGLGAGLPGGPDWQDGLTEEELKAARRAAGQAVPDGSALPEQGPDWALSAACRKLGTNLPGLPAVLDSYAP; this is translated from the coding sequence ATGACGGACCGCCGTACCCGCAAACGGCGCACCTTGGTCGAACGCGAGACCGAACTCGCCATCGTCGACGAGGCCCTGGACCAGCTCACCGGTCCCGGGCCGGACGCGGGCGGCGCGCTGCTCGCCTTCTCCGGCCCCGCCGGCCTCGGCAAGACCACCCTGCTCGCCGAGCTGCGCCGCCGCGCCCACGCCCGCTCCTGCACCGTCCTCGCCGCCCGCGGCGGCGAACAGGAGCAGAGGCAGCCCTTCCACGTCGCCCGCCAGCTCATCCAGCCCCAGCTGGCCGGCACCTCCGAGCAGGAGCTGCGCGCCGCCCTCGGGAGCTGGTACTCGATCGTCGGCCCCGCCCTCGGACTCTGCGCCCCCGAACAGGGCGCCCCGCCCGACCCCCAGGGCCTGCGCGACGGACTCGACTGGGTCCTCACCCACCTCGTCGTGAAACGCGCCCCCGTCACCCTCGTCCTCGACGACGCCCACTGGGCCGACCCCGAGTCCCTCGGCTGGCTCGCCGCCTTCGCCCCGCGCGCCGAACACCTCCCCCTGCTGCTCGTCGTCGCCTACCGCCCCGACGAACTGCCCGCGGACGCCGACGCCTTCCGTACGCTGCCGGGCCGGGCGGGACAGCGCCCGCTGCCCCTCGCGCCGCTCACCCCGGCCGCCGTCGCCGCGCTGGTCCGCGAGGCCCTCGGCGACCACGCCGAGGACGCCTTCTGCCGGGAGGCCTGGGCCGTCACCACCGGCAACCCCTTCGAGGCCGTCGAACTCACCGCCAAGGTCCGGGAGAAGGGACTGCCCCCGGTCGAGGCGAACGCCCCGCTGCTGCGCGACCTCGCCGCCGCCCAGCGCGGCAGCGGCCTCGTGGCCCGCCTCGAACGCCTCGGCCCCTCCACCGTCCGCTTCGCCTGGGCCTGCGCCGTCCTCGGCACCGCCATCCCGCAGGACCTCGCCGCGCGGGTCGCCGCCCTCGGCGCCGAGGAGGGTGTGGACGCCACCAGGCGGCTGCGGGACGCCCGCATCCTGTCGGCCGCCGGGTCCTCGACGGCGCAGGAACCCGTGACCGGGCCGGCGCAGGAACCCGAGACCGGGCTGGAGTTCGTCCACCCGCTCATCGCCACCGCCATCTACCGCGCCATCCCCGACGCGCTGCGGGTCGCCCTGCACGGCAAGGCCGCGGCCGCCGTCGTCGACGCCGGACTCGGCCCCTCCGCCGCCGCCCGCCACCTGCTGGAGACCCACCCCGAGAACGACCCCTGGGTGGTGCGCATCCTGCGCGAGGCCGCCGGCGAGAACCTCCGGGCCGGCGCCCCCGAGGCCGCCCGCCGCCAGCTCGCCCGCGCCCTGCGCGAGCCCCCGGACTTCGACGAGCGCGCCGCCGTCCTGTACGAACTGGGCTGCGCCTCCCTGCTCACCGAGCCCGCCAACACCGTCAACCACCTGAGGGCCGCCCTCGCCGAACCTTTCGACGACCCCACCCTGCGCCAGGGCATCGTCATCCGGCTCGCCCAGGTCCTTGCACACAGCGACCGCCTCGCCGACGCCTCGGAATCCCTCGCGCGGGAGATCCCGTACACCCAGGACGTCCGGGCCCGGCTGCGCCTGCAGTCCGAGCAGTTCATGTGGGACGCCTTCAACGCCGCCGAGACCGACTCCCCGGCGCGCTCCCGGCGCCTCGCCCGGCTCGCCGACCGCCTCACCGGGCGCGACCTCACCGAGCGGTACGTCATCGGGCTGCGCGCCTGGGACGCCTGCCTGCGCGGAGAACCGGTGGACGTGGTGCTGCACCACGCCGGACGGGTACTGGAGCGGCCCTTCAGCTGGGCCTACGAGGACCGCGGCTTCGAGGTGCCGGTCCTGGTCGCGATGGCCTACATGTACGCCGACCGCCCCGGACGGGCGGAGGAGCTGTTCGAGACCGGCACCGCCGAGTTCGAGCGGATGGGCTGGCGCGGCGCGCACCTGTCCTTCGCGTACAGCCTGCGCGCCTACATCCGCTACCGGCGCGGGCGGCTCGTGGAGGCCGAGGAACTGGCGCGGGCCGGGCTGCGGCTCGCCGAACGCGTGGGACGGCGCACCCCCGTGCACTGGTACGCCATAGCCATCCTCCTGACCACGCTGCTCGCACGGGGACGCGTCGACGAGGCCTGGGAACTGGGACGCGAGCACGAGTACGGCCGGCCCTTCCCGGCGGCCGTGGTCTTCCCCGACTCCCAGACCGTGTACGCCCAACTGCTCGTCGCCCGCGGTGAGATGCGTGCGGCCGTCGCCGAACTGGAGGAGGTCGACCGGCGGCTGACCCCGCGCGGCATCCAGAACCCGGCCTGGTGCCCGTGGCAGCTGCTCCTGGCCCGCGCCGTGGCCGGGGAGGATCCGCAGCGGGCGCGCACACTGGCCGACGACGCCGTCCGGCGGGCCCGCTCCTTCGGCGCCCCGTCGGGCATCGGCCAGGCCCTGCGCGTGGCGGCCGAGGTCGCGGCCCCGCAGGACCGGGCCGTGCTGCTGCGGGAGGCGGTGGCCCTGCTGTCGCAGTCCCCGGCGGGACACGAACTGGCCCGCGCCCTGGCCGCGCTGGGCACCGAGCTGCGCGACGCGGACCTGCTGGAGCGGGCCGTGGTGACGGCCCGGGAATGCGGGGCCGACGGGCTGGTGGCCGAGACGGCCGACACCCTGCTGGGGCTGGGCGCCGGCCTGCCGGGCGGGCCGGACTGGCAGGACGGGCTGACGGAGGAGGAGCTCAAGGCGGCGCGGCGGGCGGCGGGCCAGGCCGTCCCGGACGGCTCCGCCCTGCCGGAACAGGGTCCGGACTGGGCCCTGTCCGCGGCGTGCCGCAAACTCGGCACCAACCTTCCGGGCCTCCCGGCCGTCCTGGACTCGTACGCGCCGTAG
- a CDS encoding maleylpyruvate isomerase N-terminal domain-containing protein produces MDHLHRMSLFRSEAAAFEKAVRHAFDLGGPAPQVPSCPGWSVCDLVGHLGGVHRYLVHVLRERLATPPDPAGLGLPQAPADPEALTEWFAEGARELGELLGELGPDTRVWTWSDEQTSGFWLRMQLIELAVHAGTRNPRPERPPRSTRPSRRTPSPRPSR; encoded by the coding sequence ATGGATCACCTCCACCGGATGTCCCTCTTCCGGAGCGAGGCGGCGGCCTTTGAGAAGGCCGTCCGCCACGCCTTCGACCTCGGCGGGCCGGCCCCGCAGGTCCCCTCGTGCCCGGGCTGGTCGGTCTGCGACCTCGTCGGACACCTCGGGGGCGTGCACCGCTACCTGGTACACGTCCTGCGGGAGCGGCTCGCGACCCCGCCCGACCCCGCCGGCCTCGGGCTCCCGCAGGCCCCGGCCGACCCGGAGGCGCTGACCGAGTGGTTCGCCGAGGGCGCCCGGGAGCTGGGGGAGCTGCTGGGCGAGCTGGGGCCGGACACCCGGGTGTGGACCTGGTCGGACGAGCAGACCTCGGGCTTCTGGCTGCGGATGCAGCTGATCGAGCTGGCCGTCCACGCTGGGACGCGCAATCCGCGACCGGAACGCCCGCCCCGCTCGACCCGGCCCTCGCGGCGGACGCCGTCACCCAGACCTTCGAGGTGA
- the kstD gene encoding 3-oxosteroid 1-dehydrogenase: MSASASRTSPAALPSRRTVLAGTGAGMLAATVLPSAAARADSAQDGPPLGEYDVVVVGSGAAGMTAALTAARRGLSVLVVEKAPTFGGSAARSGAGIWLPNNSVILGAGVPDTPQKAATYLAAVVGPEVPADRQAAFLANGPRMLDFVMANSPLGFRFMEGYSDYYPNLPGGLPNGRSIEPDQLDGRLLGAELARLNPAYMPVPAGMVVFSQDYKWLNLAAVSAKGLAVSTECLARGTKAALRGEKPLTMGQSLAAGLRVGLQRAGVPVWLNSPLVDLVREGGADGPVTGVVVEKEGVRGTVRARRGVIIGSGGFEHNAAMRAQYQQQPIGTQWSVGAKENTGDGIRAGQRAGAALALMDDAWWGPSIPLPGEPYFCLAERTLPGGLIVNANGARFVNEAAPYGDVVHVMYEKDRGAAGSHIPAWLIVDQNYRNKYLFKDILPTLPFPDSWYQAGAAKKAWTWDALAGQIGVPAGALRATLGRFNAQAWSGTDSDFHRGATAYDHYYTDPNVHPNSCLAPIWAPPFYAFKIVPGDLGTKGGIVTDARARALREDGSVIRGLYAAGNASAAVMGHSYAGAGSTIGPAMTFGYVAANDIADA; encoded by the coding sequence ATGTCCGCAAGCGCTTCACGCACTTCCCCCGCCGCCCTCCCGTCCAGACGTACGGTCCTCGCCGGTACCGGGGCCGGGATGCTTGCCGCCACCGTGCTCCCGTCCGCCGCGGCGCGGGCCGACAGCGCCCAGGACGGGCCCCCGCTCGGCGAGTACGACGTCGTCGTGGTCGGTTCCGGGGCCGCCGGGATGACCGCCGCGCTCACCGCCGCCCGGCGGGGGCTGAGCGTGCTGGTGGTCGAGAAGGCCCCCACCTTCGGCGGATCGGCCGCACGTTCCGGGGCCGGCATCTGGCTCCCCAACAATTCGGTGATCCTGGGCGCGGGCGTGCCGGACACCCCGCAGAAGGCGGCGACGTACCTCGCGGCCGTCGTCGGGCCGGAGGTTCCGGCCGACCGCCAGGCCGCGTTCCTCGCCAACGGGCCCCGGATGCTGGACTTCGTGATGGCCAACAGCCCGCTCGGGTTCCGCTTCATGGAGGGGTACAGCGACTACTACCCGAATCTGCCGGGCGGGCTGCCGAACGGCCGCTCCATCGAGCCGGACCAGCTCGACGGCCGGCTACTGGGCGCCGAACTGGCCCGCCTGAACCCCGCGTACATGCCGGTACCGGCCGGGATGGTGGTCTTCAGCCAGGACTACAAGTGGCTGAACCTCGCGGCGGTCAGCGCCAAGGGGCTCGCCGTGTCGACCGAGTGCCTGGCGCGCGGCACGAAGGCGGCACTGCGCGGCGAGAAGCCGCTGACGATGGGCCAGTCCCTGGCGGCCGGGCTGCGCGTCGGGCTGCAGCGGGCGGGGGTGCCGGTGTGGCTGAACAGTCCGCTGGTCGATCTGGTCCGGGAGGGTGGCGCGGACGGTCCCGTGACGGGGGTCGTGGTGGAGAAGGAGGGCGTACGGGGCACGGTACGGGCCCGGCGCGGGGTGATCATCGGCTCGGGCGGGTTCGAGCACAACGCGGCGATGCGGGCGCAGTACCAGCAGCAGCCGATCGGCACGCAGTGGTCGGTCGGCGCGAAGGAGAACACCGGCGACGGGATCCGGGCGGGGCAGCGGGCCGGGGCGGCACTGGCCCTGATGGACGACGCTTGGTGGGGTCCGTCGATCCCGCTGCCCGGGGAGCCGTACTTCTGCCTCGCCGAGCGGACCCTGCCGGGCGGGCTGATCGTGAACGCGAACGGCGCGCGGTTCGTCAACGAGGCGGCGCCCTACGGCGACGTGGTGCACGTGATGTACGAGAAGGACCGGGGCGCGGCCGGCTCGCACATCCCGGCGTGGCTGATCGTGGATCAGAACTACCGCAACAAGTACCTGTTCAAGGACATCCTGCCGACGCTCCCCTTCCCGGACTCGTGGTACCAGGCGGGCGCGGCGAAGAAGGCGTGGACGTGGGACGCGCTGGCCGGCCAGATCGGGGTTCCGGCGGGTGCGCTGCGGGCGACCCTGGGCCGGTTCAACGCGCAGGCGTGGAGCGGGACCGACTCCGACTTCCACCGGGGGGCCACGGCGTACGACCACTACTACACGGACCCGAACGTGCACCCGAACTCGTGCCTGGCACCGATCTGGGCCCCGCCGTTCTACGCGTTCAAGATCGTCCCGGGGGACCTCGGCACGAAGGGCGGCATCGTCACGGACGCGCGGGCCCGGGCCCTGCGGGAGGACGGCTCGGTGATCCGCGGCCTGTACGCGGCGGGCAACGCCAGCGCCGCGGTGATGGGGCACAGCTACGCGGGCGCCGGATCGACGATCGGCCCCGCGATGACGTTCGGCTACGTGGCGGCGAACGACATCGCGGACGCGTGA
- a CDS encoding aminoglycoside phosphotransferase family protein, with product MYAATSSVSAPVRSHRTLPAGGGPYLDPGRQPAPAQGAVRARRMPGTGSQPVSGRIDLSGPQGAQLRTALASVQRICPEFAPVQVLRRSGRSVLLVGTTGRMTAVAKVLLDHSPEWRERYRHEIAAYRAFVRHRPPVRVPRLIAADPENCTLVVERMAGRVAALQRHPVEPPPRVDLRAALGAVCRVNQWRPPSELFGTPMNYARRIARDYELGLLTDRDLGDLQKLLHGVKLSGTPLQFNHGDALLSNLLLSPAGPVLLDWEHAGWYLPGYDLATLWTVLGDAPAARAQISRLAQSAGPVARDAFLVNLMLVLTREIRMSETAVQRSMLATAPTQPLPVGALSSGEEQRLLLRRLHDDAGMARRAVRAAVGTR from the coding sequence ATGTACGCAGCAACGTCCTCCGTGTCCGCACCGGTCCGGTCGCACCGCACGCTCCCTGCGGGCGGCGGCCCCTACCTCGACCCCGGCCGTCAGCCGGCCCCGGCGCAGGGCGCCGTGCGGGCCCGGCGGATGCCGGGTACCGGGTCTCAGCCCGTCAGCGGAAGAATCGACCTCTCGGGGCCGCAGGGCGCGCAACTGCGCACCGCCCTCGCCTCGGTGCAGCGGATCTGTCCCGAGTTCGCGCCGGTGCAGGTACTGCGGCGCAGCGGCCGCTCGGTCCTCCTGGTGGGGACCACCGGGCGGATGACCGCCGTCGCGAAGGTGTTACTGGATCACTCGCCGGAGTGGCGTGAGCGCTACCGGCACGAAATAGCGGCATACCGGGCGTTCGTCCGGCACCGCCCGCCGGTCCGGGTGCCGCGGCTGATCGCCGCCGACCCCGAGAACTGCACGCTGGTGGTGGAGCGGATGGCCGGCCGGGTCGCGGCCCTCCAGCGGCACCCGGTGGAACCGCCGCCGCGGGTCGACCTGCGGGCGGCCCTGGGCGCGGTGTGCCGGGTCAACCAGTGGCGGCCGCCGTCGGAGCTGTTCGGCACCCCGATGAACTACGCGCGGCGGATCGCCCGCGACTACGAGTTGGGCCTGCTGACCGACCGGGACCTCGGCGACCTGCAGAAGCTGCTGCACGGAGTGAAGCTGTCGGGCACGCCCCTGCAGTTCAACCACGGTGACGCGCTCCTGTCGAACCTGCTGCTGTCCCCCGCCGGTCCGGTGCTGCTCGACTGGGAGCACGCGGGCTGGTACCTGCCGGGCTACGACCTCGCCACCCTGTGGACGGTGCTGGGCGACGCCCCGGCCGCCCGCGCCCAGATCAGCCGGCTCGCCCAGTCGGCCGGTCCGGTCGCACGGGACGCCTTCCTGGTCAACCTGATGCTGGTGCTGACCCGGGAGATCCGGATGTCCGAGACGGCGGTGCAGCGCTCGATGCTGGCGACCGCCCCGACCCAGCCGCTGCCGGTGGGCGCCCTGTCCTCCGGTGAGGAGCAGCGGCTGCTGCTCCGCCGCCTGCACGACGATGCGGGGATGGCGCGCAGAGCGGTCCGCGCGGCGGTCGGCACGCGCTGA
- a CDS encoding DNA-binding protein NsdB has translation MSKGPNTRLNDLFGLAGWSKGELARMVNRQAAAMGHPQLATDTSRVRRWIDMGETPREPVPTVLAALFTERLGRVVTIEDLGFVRQRRTSRRQPDGARENPDGMPWAPERTAAVLTEFTGMDLMLNRRGLMGAGAVLTAGSALSNAMYDWLHTDPAAAKEARHFGDAFQGDPAGYDRYEAAPIGSQEIEALERSVEVFRAWDASRGGGLQRKAVVGQLNEVGGMLAYHHPDHLQRRLWGVAANLAVLAGWMSHDVGLEPTAQKYFVIAAHAAREGGDRPRAGEALSRAARQMVHLGKPNEALDLMKLAQSGSGEQTLPRTRAMLHTIEAWAQAAMGKGQAMRRTLGEAEELFVSDKGDVPPPSWMQHFDEADLHGMQALAYRTLADHDAAAAPIAARHAREALRLRGEGHQRSQIFDYISMASACFIADEPEQADRYARLALVSMNETSSHRTWDRLREMYRLTAQYSGYASIEDLRQEIKLALPDTPAPRGTGV, from the coding sequence GTGAGCAAAGGTCCAAACACCCGCTTGAACGACCTGTTCGGCCTGGCCGGCTGGTCGAAGGGCGAACTGGCGAGGATGGTAAACCGGCAGGCGGCGGCCATGGGCCACCCCCAGCTGGCCACCGACACCTCGCGGGTGCGGCGCTGGATCGACATGGGGGAGACCCCCCGCGAGCCGGTGCCCACGGTACTGGCAGCACTGTTCACCGAGCGGCTCGGTCGTGTCGTGACCATCGAGGACCTCGGGTTCGTACGGCAGCGGCGCACCTCAAGACGGCAGCCGGACGGGGCTCGCGAGAACCCCGACGGAATGCCCTGGGCGCCCGAACGCACAGCCGCGGTCCTCACCGAATTCACGGGAATGGACCTCATGCTCAACCGTCGCGGTCTGATGGGCGCGGGTGCCGTGCTCACCGCCGGCTCCGCTCTCAGCAACGCCATGTACGACTGGCTCCACACCGACCCCGCCGCAGCGAAGGAGGCCCGGCACTTCGGGGACGCCTTCCAGGGCGACCCGGCGGGCTACGACCGCTACGAGGCGGCCCCGATCGGCTCCCAGGAGATCGAGGCGCTGGAGCGCTCGGTCGAGGTCTTCCGGGCCTGGGACGCCTCCAGAGGCGGGGGACTCCAGCGCAAGGCCGTCGTCGGCCAGCTCAACGAGGTGGGCGGGATGCTCGCCTACCACCACCCCGACCACCTCCAGCGCCGGCTGTGGGGGGTGGCGGCCAACCTGGCGGTGCTCGCGGGCTGGATGTCCCACGACGTGGGCCTCGAACCCACGGCGCAGAAGTACTTCGTCATCGCCGCGCACGCGGCCCGCGAGGGGGGCGACCGTCCGCGCGCGGGCGAGGCCCTGTCCCGCGCCGCCCGCCAGATGGTCCACCTCGGCAAGCCGAACGAGGCCCTGGACCTGATGAAGCTCGCCCAGTCCGGCTCGGGCGAGCAGACCCTCCCGCGCACCCGCGCCATGCTGCACACCATCGAGGCCTGGGCGCAGGCCGCCATGGGCAAGGGCCAGGCCATGCGCCGCACCCTGGGCGAGGCGGAGGAGCTGTTCGTCTCCGACAAGGGCGACGTGCCGCCGCCGAGTTGGATGCAGCACTTCGACGAGGCCGACCTGCACGGCATGCAGGCCCTCGCGTACCGGACCCTGGCCGACCACGACGCCGCGGCGGCGCCGATCGCCGCGCGCCACGCCAGGGAGGCTTTGCGGCTGCGGGGCGAGGGCCACCAGCGCTCGCAGATCTTCGACTACATCTCCATGGCCTCGGCCTGCTTCATCGCCGACGAGCCGGAACAGGCCGACCGCTACGCGCGCCTCGCCCTGGTGTCGATGAACGAGACCTCCTCGCACCGCACCTGGGACCGGCTGCGCGAGATGTACCGGCTCACCGCCCAGTACTCCGGGTACGCCAGCATCGAGGACCTGCGCCAGGAGATCAAGCTGGCCCTCCCCGACACCCCGGCGCCGCGCGGTACGGGGGTGTAG